In a genomic window of Wyeomyia smithii strain HCP4-BCI-WySm-NY-G18 chromosome 1, ASM2978416v1, whole genome shotgun sequence:
- the LOC129725011 gene encoding nuclear pore complex protein Nup50, which yields MAKRGAQSDLNHDNWNDEEESEEAGKFSQAPEDELKKRVFKTARRRGVGGTGETEPGTSVFSGFKGFSAVTSTPASTGATAKAPAASLISFLSNFSGTGAGSSPKPTNGTAAATSPSGATGGSIGSATTSALGASIFAATDPSKKIFAGFGSPPKADAVVASKTEDYKDAKSADYAASIKALNVSVSTWISDKVKQNPFCKLTPIFKDYEKYLEEIESKREASNPKDAAKITSTGYTFPKAAPEVKAQEPAAKPFSFGFGSSTTLSSSAKSGFTFANVAKPAEAEKPEADAEEDEEPPKMEFTPVEEKDSLYSKRCKLFVKADGNFSDRGIGTLHVKKVDSKVQVLVRADTNLGNILLNIILNEAIPLQRMGKNNVMMICLPTPDSKPPPTSVLLRVKTAEEADELYETLSKHKPK from the exons ATGGCTAAACGCGGTGCCCAATCGGACTTGAACCACGACAACTGGAATGACGAGGAAGAAAGCGAAGAAGCCGGTAAGTTTTCGCAGGCCCCCGAGGACGAACTGAAAAAGCGCGTTTTCAAAACAGCCCGCAGACGGGGCGTGGGAGGTACCGGGGAAACCGAACCCGGTACCAGCGTTTTCAGTGGATTCAAAGGTTTTTCTGCGGTCACTTCGACACCAGCTTCGACAGGTGCAACAGCTAAAGCACCAGCCGCCAGTTTGATATCGTTTCTGAGTAACTTCAGCGGTACTGGTGCCGGTAGCAGTCCAAAACCTACCAACgggacagcagcagcaacaagcCCTTCGGGGGCTACTGGCGGATCGATTGGCAGTGCTACGACCTCTGCTCTTGGTGCAAGCATTTTCGCTGCGACTGATCCGAGTAAAAAAATATTCGCTGGTTTCGGAAGTCCACCCAAGGCAGACGCTGTCGTCGCAAGTAAAACCGAGGACTACAAAGACGCAAAGTCTGCCGATTACGCTGCTAGTATAAAAGCACTCAACGTATCGGTTTCCACTTGGATTTCGGACAAGGTTAAACAAAATCCATTCTGCAAGTTGACACCTATCTTTAAggattatgaaaaatatctggAGGAAATCGAAAGTAAACGTGAGGCTTCGAATCCTAAAGACGCAG CTAAAATCACTTCAACTGGGTACACGTTCCCGAAGGCGGCTCCAGAAGTCAAAGCACAAGAACCAGCTGCTAAACCATTCAGTTTCGGCTTCGGTAGTTCTACAACTTTATCCAGTTCCGCGAAGTCGGGTTTTACCTTCGCCAATGTTGCAAAACCAGCTGAAGCGGAAAAACCGGAAGCCGACGCCGAGGAAGATGAAGAACCGCCCAAGATGGAGTTCACCCCGGTTGAGGAGAAAGACAGCCTCTACTCGAAACGTTGCAAACTTTTCGTTAAAGCGGATGGAAACTTCTCGGATCGGGGTATAGGAACGCTACACGTTAAGAAGGTCGACTCCAAGGTGCAGGTTTTGGTCCGAGCCGACACCAATCTGGGCAATATCCTGCTGAATATCATCCTGAATGAGGCCATTCCGTTGCAGCGGATGGGCAAGAATAATGTGATGATGATTTGCTTGCCGACGCCCGATTCAAAACCACCGCCAACATCCGTGTTGTTGCGTGTTAAAACCGCAGAGGAAGCGGACGAATTGTACGAAACACTGAGCAAGCATAAGCCCAAGTAG
- the LOC129725016 gene encoding 60S ribosomal protein L35, giving the protein MVKVKCSELRTKDKKELTKQLEELKTELLNLRVAKVTGGAPSKLSKIRVVRKAIARVYIVMNTKTKENLRKLYKGKKYVPLDLRPKKTRAMRKALSPRDAARLTLKEQRRRAKFPKRTYAVKA; this is encoded by the exons ATG GTTAAGGTCAAGTGCTCGGAACTCCGAACGAAGGACAAGAAGGAGCTGACCAAGCAGCTCGAGGAGCTCAAGACGGAGCTGCTCAATCTGCGGGTGGCCAAGGTTACCGGAGGTGCTCCTTCTAAGCTGTCCAAAAT CCGAGTCGTTCGCAAAGCCATTGCCCGCGTTTATATTGTGATGAACACCAAAACGAAGGAAAATCTACGCAAGCTCTACAAGGGCAAGAAGTACGTCCCGTTGGATCTGCGCCCCAAGAAGACCCGCGCTATGCGTAAGGCTTTGTCCCCCCGAGATGCTGCTCGGCTGACGCTCAAGGAACAGCGCCGGCGTGCAAAGTTCCCCAAGAGAACCTACGCCGTGAAAGCCTAA